One window of Alkaliphilus metalliredigens QYMF genomic DNA carries:
- the istB gene encoding IS21-like element helper ATPase IstB, with product MRLTAMAESYRGQLQDNNFQDLSFEERFGIIVDLEWSRRKNNKLARLIKKADFRFSNACVEDIEYHSDRKLDKAQITRLASCNYVQEKHNVIIMGASGNGKSYIGCALGVAACRNYYTVKYVRLPDLLDELAIARGEGIYKKVMKQYKSVSLLILDEWLLVPLKGAEARDLLEIIESRHQNGSTIFCSQFSPGGWHEKIGEDTLADAILDRIVHDSYSVHIDGNVSMRERHGLQDK from the coding sequence ATGCGCTTAACTGCTATGGCTGAATCTTACAGAGGGCAACTCCAGGATAATAATTTCCAGGATCTAAGTTTTGAAGAACGATTTGGGATTATAGTGGATTTAGAATGGTCTAGACGAAAAAACAATAAACTAGCAAGATTAATCAAAAAGGCTGACTTTAGATTCAGTAATGCTTGTGTTGAAGATATTGAATATCACAGTGACAGAAAGTTGGACAAGGCCCAAATAACTCGACTCGCTTCCTGTAATTATGTTCAAGAAAAACATAATGTCATAATCATGGGGGCATCAGGTAATGGCAAATCATATATCGGTTGTGCATTAGGAGTAGCTGCTTGCCGCAACTACTATACCGTCAAATATGTTCGTCTTCCTGATTTGCTTGATGAACTGGCTATCGCCAGGGGCGAAGGTATCTATAAAAAGGTCATGAAACAGTATAAAAGCGTAAGCTTATTGATCCTTGATGAATGGCTCTTAGTACCACTTAAGGGAGCGGAAGCGCGTGACCTACTGGAGATAATTGAATCAAGACATCAAAATGGTTCCACCATCTTCTGTTCACAGTTCTCTCCAGGTGGATGGCATGAAAAGATAGGCGAAGATACACTGGCAGATGCCATTCTTGATCGGATTGTTCACGATTCCTATTCGGTCCATATTGATGGTAACGTCTCTATGCGAGAACGCCATGGATTGCAGGATAAATAA
- the istA gene encoding IS21 family transposase, which translates to MTKYREILRLNSQGISQRGIAASCQCSRNTISAVIKRADECGISWPFQKDMSDGELQELMFPEKALSTSRKVPDSEYIHKEMAKSGVTLSLLWNEYCEQCRLSNEIPLMYSQFCRYYRKYASTKKATMHIHRKPGEQMEVDWAGQTAEIVDPNTGEVLQASVFVAVLFCSQYAYVEAFLSQKQECWIGAHVNAYQFFGGATRILIPDNLKTGVDKVSWYTPTINKTYHEMAEHYSTAVIPARVRKPKDKPNVEGVVGIISTWIIAALRNQQFFSLRELNEAILEKLYEFNSKPFQKKMGSRLSVFLEEEKSALIPLPATPYELALWKTATVQFNYHISVEKMHYSVPYEYIKHKVDVRMTRNVVEVFFNNHRIASHVRCYGRVGQYSTVVEHMPEDHKSYTTWNSERFISWAKGIGPNTSIAIKAILSTHKIEQQGYKSCMGLLKLADKYSVTRVEAACKKALSYTPRPSYKNVQTILKTGQDRVTEEKDPTPITNENTVNFGFTRGAGYYGGNE; encoded by the coding sequence ATGACCAAGTACCGTGAAATCCTTCGACTAAATAGTCAAGGCATTAGTCAGCGTGGCATTGCTGCAAGTTGCCAATGCTCTCGCAACACTATATCTGCTGTAATTAAGCGAGCAGATGAATGTGGTATATCATGGCCGTTTCAGAAAGATATGTCTGACGGCGAACTTCAGGAGTTAATGTTTCCTGAGAAAGCACTTTCTACCTCAAGGAAAGTACCAGACAGCGAGTACATTCATAAGGAAATGGCTAAGAGTGGTGTTACCTTAAGCCTTCTGTGGAATGAATATTGCGAGCAATGTAGACTGAGCAATGAGATTCCCCTTATGTACAGTCAATTCTGCAGGTATTACCGAAAGTATGCCAGTACCAAGAAGGCTACTATGCATATCCATCGTAAACCTGGAGAGCAAATGGAAGTCGATTGGGCGGGTCAAACTGCTGAGATTGTTGATCCAAATACAGGAGAAGTACTTCAAGCATCTGTGTTTGTAGCGGTCTTGTTCTGTAGTCAATATGCTTATGTGGAGGCATTTTTATCTCAGAAACAAGAATGCTGGATTGGAGCTCATGTAAATGCATATCAGTTTTTTGGAGGTGCAACAAGAATCCTAATCCCAGACAATCTAAAGACAGGAGTAGACAAAGTGTCTTGGTATACACCTACCATTAACAAGACCTATCATGAAATGGCCGAGCACTATTCAACTGCTGTGATCCCTGCTCGGGTTCGAAAACCTAAAGATAAACCAAATGTTGAAGGCGTAGTAGGTATCATATCCACATGGATTATTGCTGCATTAAGAAATCAACAATTCTTTTCTTTGAGAGAGCTCAATGAAGCCATACTAGAAAAGCTCTATGAATTCAATAGCAAACCCTTTCAGAAAAAAATGGGAAGCAGGTTAAGTGTATTTCTTGAAGAAGAGAAGTCTGCTCTTATTCCACTACCTGCCACCCCATACGAGTTAGCCCTTTGGAAAACAGCAACCGTACAGTTTAATTATCACATATCAGTAGAAAAAATGCACTACTCGGTTCCTTACGAATATATCAAGCATAAAGTTGATGTTCGTATGACTAGAAATGTAGTGGAAGTCTTTTTCAATAATCATCGCATTGCCTCCCATGTAAGATGCTATGGTAGAGTAGGTCAATACAGTACCGTAGTAGAACATATGCCTGAAGACCATAAAAGTTACACTACATGGAATTCTGAAAGGTTCATTTCTTGGGCAAAAGGGATCGGTCCTAATACATCTATTGCAATTAAAGCCATTCTATCCACGCATAAAATAGAACAGCAGGGCTATAAATCCTGTATGGGACTTTTAAAGCTAGCAGATAAATATTCTGTTACCCGTGTAGAAGCCGCCTGCAAGAAGGCTCTTTCCTATACACCACGACCTAGTTATAAAAATGTACAAACAATACTCAAGACAGGTCAAGATAGGGTGACTGAAGAAAAAGATCCTACCCCAATTACAAATGAAAATACCGTAAACTTTGGTTTCACCAGAGGTGCGGGCTACTATGGAGGTAATGAATAA
- a CDS encoding class I SAM-dependent methyltransferase, whose protein sequence is MNDKLDQEVILNQEDLLNMLDSLLEKWDEEWWNEFYSDKGKPIPFFVNAPDENLVTYFDKYFDDIGRALDVGCGNGRNSRFIASRGYDVEGLDFSKKSIEWAKEESKKTGDIALYVNDSFFNINRELSSYDLIYDSGCLHHIKPHRRSQYLEKVHRLLKPGGYFGLVCFNLKGGANLSDHDVYKKSSMAGGLGYSDIKLKKILGTYFEIVEFREMRECADNALYGKDICWSILMRRLAK, encoded by the coding sequence ATGAATGATAAATTAGATCAAGAAGTCATATTAAATCAAGAAGACCTATTAAACATGTTAGATAGTCTGTTGGAGAAGTGGGATGAAGAGTGGTGGAATGAGTTCTACTCGGATAAAGGAAAACCGATTCCATTTTTCGTTAATGCTCCAGATGAAAACTTAGTGACTTACTTTGATAAATACTTTGATGATATTGGTAGGGCTTTAGATGTGGGGTGTGGAAATGGAAGAAACTCAAGATTTATAGCTTCAAGAGGATATGATGTTGAAGGGCTGGATTTCTCAAAAAAATCAATTGAATGGGCTAAAGAAGAAAGTAAGAAAACTGGTGACATTGCTCTATATGTTAACGATTCATTTTTCAACATTAACCGTGAGTTATCAAGCTATGACTTGATATATGATAGTGGATGTTTGCATCACATTAAACCCCATAGAAGAAGTCAGTATTTGGAGAAAGTTCATAGATTATTAAAACCAGGAGGGTATTTTGGGTTAGTTTGTTTTAATCTTAAGGGAGGGGCTAACCTATCAGATCATGATGTATATAAGAAATCTTCTATGGCGGGTGGGTTAGGTTATTCAGATATTAAGTTAAAAAAAATCCTTGGGACATACTTTGAAATAGTTGAGTTTCGAGAAATGAGAGAGTGTGCTGACAATGCATTATACGGAAAGGATATATGTTGGAGTATTTTAATGCGGAGGTTGGCTAAATGA
- a CDS encoding VOC family protein, with the protein MIQSVVHIALVVKDYDEAIEFYTKKLHFTLIEDTYQPEQDKRWVVVSPPGSSGTTILLARASKPEQESFIGNQAGGRIFLFLGTDDLWRDYDDMITKGIEFVREPKEQSYGTVAVFKDLYGNLWDLVQFKESHPMFQRIK; encoded by the coding sequence ATGATACAATCTGTTGTGCATATTGCTTTGGTTGTTAAAGATTATGATGAAGCCATTGAGTTTTACACAAAAAAACTCCATTTTACATTAATTGAAGATACCTATCAACCAGAACAAGATAAGCGTTGGGTAGTAGTATCACCGCCAGGCTCATCTGGAACTACAATATTACTTGCAAGGGCTTCAAAGCCAGAACAAGAGTCTTTTATTGGAAACCAAGCAGGAGGAAGAATTTTTTTATTTCTTGGGACAGATGACCTTTGGCGAGACTATGATGATATGATAACAAAAGGAATTGAATTCGTTAGAGAACCAAAAGAACAATCATACGGTACTGTAGCAGTTTTCAAAGATTTATACGGAAACCTGTGGGATTTAGTTCAATTTAAAGAAAGTCATCCAATGTTTCAACGAATAAAATAG
- the istA gene encoding IS21 family transposase produces MKEWNMFAEIQGYKSKGLNKSQVARRLEIDYKTVHKYWDMTPDEFASLRQRTESRERKVDKYKDEVLAWIREHRDLSSAQIYDWLEEKYHVLDFKDRTLRLYVNHLREEHKLPKVVSARQFEEVDELPMGYQAQVDLGQIWLDKPDKTRIKVYCFGMVLSHSRHKYIYWIDKPFTTQTFIEAHNKAFEYFGGMPKEVVYDQDRVLVVSENHGDIIYTEGFQNYINSLKFKVYLCRGYDPQSKGKIEAVVKYAKYNFAKNRTFVDIDSFNDDSLKWLERRGNKKVHETTKKVPAEVFALEKEHLKPIPTLFVNTTNTNSLTYLVRKNNTVFYKQNRYQVPTGTYSPGKEVKLIIKKDTMEIKNQDTEQLIIEHKISQDKGKLVKIEHYDRNESKHCTSHEIYNKVLKSLDHTEKANEFVDVLKIEKPRHFKDQFALIMNTVKNQDKSIVQRALSYCIERKLFSAGLLKDAIQYLKLEENRQLNKKYFKADITTPSKYQDLKPQVRDIREYMSALKEDKRKWKN; encoded by the coding sequence TTGAAGGAGTGGAATATGTTTGCTGAAATCCAAGGATACAAGTCCAAAGGACTGAATAAATCACAGGTAGCAAGGAGGCTGGAGATCGACTATAAAACAGTACATAAATATTGGGATATGACACCAGATGAATTTGCAAGCTTAAGACAAAGAACTGAATCTAGAGAAAGGAAGGTGGACAAATATAAGGACGAAGTCTTAGCATGGATTAGAGAACATAGGGATTTATCAAGTGCTCAAATATATGATTGGCTAGAGGAAAAATATCATGTGCTGGACTTTAAGGATAGAACTTTACGACTATATGTCAATCACTTAAGGGAAGAACATAAGCTCCCTAAAGTAGTTTCAGCAAGGCAATTTGAGGAGGTGGATGAGCTTCCTATGGGATATCAAGCACAGGTTGACCTGGGCCAAATATGGCTAGATAAACCTGACAAAACAAGAATCAAAGTATATTGCTTTGGTATGGTTTTATCCCATTCCAGACATAAATACATCTATTGGATAGACAAGCCCTTTACTACCCAGACATTCATTGAGGCCCATAATAAAGCCTTTGAATATTTTGGAGGAATGCCTAAGGAGGTTGTTTATGACCAGGACAGAGTCCTAGTGGTATCAGAAAATCATGGAGATATCATATACACAGAAGGATTTCAAAACTATATTAATTCCCTTAAGTTTAAAGTGTACCTTTGCAGGGGTTATGACCCACAGAGTAAAGGGAAAATTGAAGCCGTAGTGAAATATGCCAAGTATAATTTTGCAAAGAATAGAACATTTGTAGATATTGACTCATTTAATGATGATTCGCTGAAATGGTTAGAAAGAAGAGGTAATAAAAAAGTCCATGAAACAACAAAGAAGGTACCGGCAGAAGTGTTTGCCCTGGAAAAGGAACACTTAAAGCCAATACCCACTCTATTTGTAAACACAACTAATACAAATAGTTTAACCTATCTCGTTAGAAAAAACAATACAGTTTTTTACAAGCAAAATAGATACCAAGTCCCTACGGGAACCTATTCTCCAGGGAAAGAGGTTAAATTAATTATTAAGAAAGATACCATGGAAATTAAGAACCAAGATACAGAACAGTTAATTATTGAACATAAAATCAGTCAGGATAAAGGAAAATTAGTGAAAATAGAGCACTATGATAGGAATGAGAGTAAACACTGTACAAGTCATGAAATCTACAACAAAGTGTTAAAAAGCTTAGACCATACTGAAAAGGCTAATGAATTTGTTGATGTATTAAAAATAGAGAAGCCAAGACACTTTAAAGATCAATTTGCCCTAATAATGAATACAGTAAAAAACCAAGACAAATCAATTGTTCAAAGGGCATTAAGCTACTGTATTGAAAGGAAATTGTTTAGCGCAGGGCTCTTGAAGGATGCCATACAGTACTTAAAACTTGAAGAAAACAGACAACTAAATAAGAAGTACTTTAAAGCTGACATAACTACTCCTTCAAAATATCAGGATTTAAAGCCTCAAGTACGAGATATTAGAGAATACATGAGTGCCCTGAAGGAGGATAAAAGAAAATGGAAAAATTAG